The sequence AACGGAGCAGTGGCTCCCAAAAATTTCATTCACATTGTTATAAACAACGGTTCGCACGAGTCGGTTGGTGGGCAACCCACTGTAGCCGACAGCATTGATGTGGTTAAAATTGCGGAAGCCAATAATTACAAAGCGGCAGTTTCGGTTTCAACAACTGATGCCTTGGATAAAGCGCTCGCAACTATGGGAAAAGCCGAAGGACCCGCATTGATTGAAATTAAAACAAAAGTGGGATCGCGCGACGACCTTGGTCGCCCAACAGTAAAACCTGTAGACAACAAAGAAGCTTTGATGCACAATTTAAAATCAAAGTAGAATTATGCAGCAATTAAAATTTGGACTTAACGACTTCTCTGCGCTAAAGCAATTATTAGCTGCGCATAAACCGGAACAGATCTGTGTTGTGCATACCAAACGCTCGTACAAAAATTCCGGAGCAGAAGCATTTATAAATAAATTACTAGGAAGTGGTTTCTCCGAATTTTCAGATTTTGAACCCAATCCAAAATACGAGGATCTAAAAAAAGGATTGGATCTTATAAACTCCGGAACTTTCTCATTAATTATTGCAATTGGCGGTGGAACTGCCATCGATATTGCCAAAATGATGAAAGCACTGGCTTATAAAAAATGCAACCCGGAAAATGTTATTAAAGGAGATGAGCAAATAACCGGAACCGGCATTCCATTGTTAGCCATACCTACAACGGCGGGAACCGGAGCTGAGGCTACACAATTTTCGGTGATGTACATCGGGAAAACGAAATATTCAATCTCGTCGGAATATATTTATCCGGAATTTGTTTATCTCGATCACTCCTTTTCAATGACTGCTCCACCTTATTTAACTGCATGTACAGGCCTCGATGCATTATGCCAGGCTGTTGAAGCACTGTGGTGTGTAAATGCAACTGAGGAATCAGACATATACGCTGAAGAAGCCATTTCGCTGGTTCATAAATTTCTGCCAGCAGCTGTCAATCATAATTCGGGAGAAGCCAAAGCTGCTATGCAAACTGCCGCCTACCTGGCCGGGAAAGCGATAAATATTACACGAACAACTGCACCGCACGCACTTTCATATGCGTTTACGAGCTACTACGGAATTCCGCATGGACATGCTGTTGCGCTGAGCCTGCCTTTTTTTGTGGAGTTCAATTACGCGGTGAGTGATAACGATTGTATGGATAAACGAGGGGCGAATGCGGTTCGCCAACGAATGGAGCTGTTTTTCGAATCATTCCAAACCAATAGCGTTAATGCAAAAACGGATCTGCTCGGATTTTTCTCACAAATTGGTATCGAAACTTCCATAACAAGACTAATCGACAATTTCGACCGTTCTATCATCATTAATAATGTAAATACACAGCGGCTTGGCAACAATCCGCGAGAAGTTACCAACGAGGCTATAGCACAATTTATTAACTGCACCATTTAAACACTAGCTATGATTCTTTTATATATCGATCCTGCGTCAACAAGTGCCTTACTCTATATTTTTATTGCCATCGGAGCAACGCTTGCCTTTACCTTAAAAGGCTCTTTTTACCGCGTACTAAACTTTGTAAAAGGAAAAGGGTTCAAAAACAATTACGATTTTGAAGGACATGACATCCTGTTTTATTCCGAGGGCAAACAATACTGGAATGTATTTTTACCCGTAATTAAAGCACTGGAAAAGAAAAATGTACAATGCGGCTATCTCACCTCAGATGAAAATGATCCCGGATTGTCGTACGAATCATCATTGATGAAAGCGAAATATATTGGTAACCTCACCATGACATCGGTGTACTTAAATAAGCTTGAGGCAAAGTTTGTGGGAATGACTACACCGCAGCTGGATGTTATGATGATTCGCCGCTCGAAAAAAGTGGATCATTACGGACATATCGTTCATGCTCCAATCGACATCTTCTCGTATCGTAAATTTGCATTCGATTATTTCGACTCGGTTTTTTGTTCGGGATACCATCAGATAGAGGGGATTCAGAAACTGGAAGAAAAAAGAGGAACCGAGAAAAAATTGTTGCTAAAATCGGGGCTCACTTATTACGATGTAATGCTGGAACACAACAAAAAAAATGGATCAACAAAACCTGATAAAAAAGTTGTTTTGGTAGCTCCCACCTGGAAAGAATATTCAATACTCAACCGTTTGGGAGTGCGCTTTTTCGAGAACCTGTTGAAGGATACAACGTTTGATGTAATTCTTCGCCCTCACCCGCAAAGCTACGTGAGTTTCCCCGAGGTGATTGGTGAAATTGAAAAGCATTTTGAAAATGAGCCTCGCTTTTCGGTGGACCGAAATCCGCTGGCCAATGAAAGTATGGAAAAATCGAGTGTAATGATAAGTGACTTGTCTGGCGTTATCTGGGACTACGCATTTTTGTACGCCAAACCTGTTATGCTGCTAAAAACCGAGGCCGATGCAATGCTTGGATTTGAAGGCAGCGAGCTTGATTATGAAATGTGGGAAATGCGCGAACGACCTCGTTTAGGCAAGAATTTCGATGAGAATGATATTCATAATATTGGAGCAATTGTTACAGAAACAATTGAAAATCCGAGTGTAAACACGTTGGAAACTTTGCGCGATGAATCAGTTTACAACTTTGGCAAAGCGGGAGAAACTGTAGCAAATCAGATAATAGATATCGTAAATAAGTAACACCGGGAAACAAAAGTGTATAGCTGAATTAAGTTTATGAATTCAATATTATCACCATTTGTATTTATAATCCGTACAATTTTTGAAGTCGGGTATAGCATTACCGGCAGCTATGGAGCATCCATACTGTTTTTAAGTTTTGCTATTTCGCTGTTGTTGCTTCCCGTATTTATCTATATCGAAAAAGCAAAAAAAAATGATGACCTTGTAAAAAAGCGCATGCAACCATTGGTTGATGAAATTAAACAGGTTTACACCGGCCAGGAGCGCTATTATTACCTGATAACACTAAACCGGCAATTTGGCTACAGCCAGTTTAAAGCGCTCATCCCAGTTCTTAGCTTGCTGGTTCAAATACCGTTTTTTATCGCGGCGTATCAATACCTCGAAAACCTCGAAGCTATAAAAGGCGTGTCGTACGGGCCACTATCCGATCTATCGAAACCCGATCACTTATTTGGAATTGTAAATATTCTGCCGGTTATAATGACAGTAGTAAATTTGCTGACAGCCTGGTTTTACACCCGAAATGGTAATACAGCCGAACGCAAACAAATGGTTGTAGTAGCAGGCGTATTTTTAGTGCTGCTGTTTAATCTGCCATCGGGCTTGGTACTCTACTGGACAATGAACAACGTGTTTGCATTTTTACGCCTGTTTATAACCAACAGAGAGGTATTTAAAGGCCGTTTTAAATTAAGTTTTGAGATAAAAAGAACACTCATCACTGTCTACATTTTTTTAGTGTCTTTCATGTTTATTGCACAAATAAACTGGGCTATTGAGCACGGTTTCCCGAGTTTGCCCGTTCGCTTGGTTTTATCTGCTGTTGCGTGTTTTATACTTGTTTCGTTATTTGCTCTTTTATGGAAAGACTTTAGGGGTAAGTTTATACATATTTTTAAACAGTATAAACACATTTACCAGGTTTGTTTTCAGGCGATAATACCACTAACTGTACTTTTAAATTTTGTTCTCTATGTTGTTTTTGAGAACAATGATTTCCTGAACAATACATTTTATTCGATAGGAACCGGAGTTGCACTCATTGTTCTTTATCAACTACTCATACTTCCTGTTCGTGCAGTTGGGAAAGCATTAAAAAAGATTACGATTCCGTTACAAATACCACTGCTTCTTTTTATTGCAGGGCTCTATTTCTTTGTGTCGTACAAATACTATTTAGGCGAAAACAAAACTCCATTTCTATCGGCATCTTTAGTATCAATCGTGCTATCGCAGGTACTTTATTCGATACACCTGTACAATCGAAAACCGGTAGTTAAGTCGTTATCAAGAATTGCACAAGCTATCGTTTTAGGATTAACATTAATGCAACTCTTGTATGTTGTTCGGTTTGTAGCAGATGCACCTCTTGAATTTAGTTTATTTGGAGTTG comes from uncultured Draconibacterium sp. and encodes:
- a CDS encoding phosphonoacetaldehyde reductase, with the protein product MQQLKFGLNDFSALKQLLAAHKPEQICVVHTKRSYKNSGAEAFINKLLGSGFSEFSDFEPNPKYEDLKKGLDLINSGTFSLIIAIGGGTAIDIAKMMKALAYKKCNPENVIKGDEQITGTGIPLLAIPTTAGTGAEATQFSVMYIGKTKYSISSEYIYPEFVYLDHSFSMTAPPYLTACTGLDALCQAVEALWCVNATEESDIYAEEAISLVHKFLPAAVNHNSGEAKAAMQTAAYLAGKAINITRTTAPHALSYAFTSYYGIPHGHAVALSLPFFVEFNYAVSDNDCMDKRGANAVRQRMELFFESFQTNSVNAKTDLLGFFSQIGIETSITRLIDNFDRSIIINNVNTQRLGNNPREVTNEAIAQFINCTI
- a CDS encoding CDP-glycerol glycerophosphotransferase family protein translates to MILLYIDPASTSALLYIFIAIGATLAFTLKGSFYRVLNFVKGKGFKNNYDFEGHDILFYSEGKQYWNVFLPVIKALEKKNVQCGYLTSDENDPGLSYESSLMKAKYIGNLTMTSVYLNKLEAKFVGMTTPQLDVMMIRRSKKVDHYGHIVHAPIDIFSYRKFAFDYFDSVFCSGYHQIEGIQKLEEKRGTEKKLLLKSGLTYYDVMLEHNKKNGSTKPDKKVVLVAPTWKEYSILNRLGVRFFENLLKDTTFDVILRPHPQSYVSFPEVIGEIEKHFENEPRFSVDRNPLANESMEKSSVMISDLSGVIWDYAFLYAKPVMLLKTEADAMLGFEGSELDYEMWEMRERPRLGKNFDENDIHNIGAIVTETIENPSVNTLETLRDESVYNFGKAGETVANQIIDIVNK